A stretch of the Planctomycetota bacterium genome encodes the following:
- a CDS encoding TIGR00366 family protein, with the protein MIAALGQRVSRVFQAIVPDPFAIAIGLTVLTGGIALAFGSFAGLPADHGLGARAAALVDAWSDESTGLWRFLKFGMQMCLILVTGYALAASGPVSRGLDAITRWPATPRRAVWLVATTAATLGLVNWGLSLMAGAILASRMHAAMRERGVGVPLPLLAAAGYLGLLTWHGGLSGTAPFSMTTAQAASSIMPAAEFERLAGGGLALTRTVLSPINLVASGGVVLLAPLVLAALTPATARVTPAAPPVAAPQSAAPAATGFVGFVERSPIVPCILAALLVVVLVRYGGSRGWLRPGLNEVNAAMLAIGLVAHGSLRSYVAAAERGAAACVGIILQFPLYGGIMGMMAASGLAAGIAGGLAGLSTPQTMPLFTFASAAVLNLFVPSGGGQWAIQGPIVLEAGAAADADPALLVLAVAYGDQLTNMLQPFWALPLLTITGASARDVVGYTALVMLAAAAWIGGCLVVAGVLSGTGG; encoded by the coding sequence GTGATCGCGGCGCTCGGCCAGCGCGTCTCGCGGGTCTTCCAGGCGATCGTGCCCGATCCGTTTGCCATCGCGATCGGGCTGACGGTCCTGACCGGCGGCATCGCGCTGGCCTTCGGCAGCTTCGCGGGCCTGCCGGCGGACCACGGCCTCGGCGCGCGGGCGGCGGCCCTGGTGGACGCCTGGTCGGACGAGAGCACCGGGCTCTGGCGGTTCCTGAAGTTCGGCATGCAGATGTGCCTCATCCTGGTGACGGGCTACGCGCTCGCCGCCAGCGGCCCGGTATCCCGCGGGCTCGACGCCATCACGCGGTGGCCCGCGACGCCTCGGCGGGCGGTCTGGCTGGTCGCGACGACGGCCGCCACGCTCGGGCTGGTGAACTGGGGGCTGTCGCTGATGGCCGGCGCGATCCTCGCCTCCCGCATGCACGCGGCCATGCGCGAACGGGGCGTCGGCGTGCCCCTGCCGCTGCTCGCCGCGGCGGGCTACCTGGGCCTGCTCACCTGGCACGGCGGGCTGTCGGGCACGGCGCCCTTCTCGATGACCACGGCCCAGGCGGCCTCGTCGATCATGCCGGCGGCCGAGTTCGAGCGGCTCGCCGGTGGGGGCCTGGCGCTGACCCGCACGGTGCTCTCGCCGATCAATCTCGTCGCCAGCGGGGGCGTGGTGTTGCTCGCGCCGCTGGTGCTCGCGGCGCTCACGCCCGCGACCGCGCGCGTCACGCCGGCGGCCCCGCCCGTTGCGGCGCCGCAGTCCGCGGCGCCAGCCGCCACGGGCTTCGTCGGATTCGTCGAGCGTTCGCCCATCGTGCCGTGCATCCTCGCGGCGCTGCTGGTCGTCGTGCTGGTGCGGTACGGCGGCAGCCGCGGCTGGCTGCGGCCCGGGCTCAACGAGGTCAACGCCGCCATGCTCGCCATCGGGCTGGTGGCGCACGGCTCGCTGCGGTCCTACGTCGCCGCCGCCGAACGCGGGGCCGCGGCGTGCGTGGGCATCATCCTGCAGTTCCCGCTCTACGGCGGCATCATGGGCATGATGGCCGCGAGCGGCCTGGCCGCGGGCATCGCGGGCGGGCTCGCCGGCCTGTCCACGCCGCAGACCATGCCGCTGTTCACGTTCGCGTCGGCGGCGGTGCTCAACCTCTTCGTGCCCTCGGGCGGCGGCCAGTGGGCCATCCAGGGGCCCATCGTGCTCGAGGCCGGGGCGGCGGCCGACGCCGACCCCGCGCTGCTCGTGCTCGCGGTGGCCTACGGCGACCAGCTCACCAACATGCTCCAGCCCTTCTGGGCGCTGCCGCTGCTGACGATCACCGGCGCGTCGGCCCGCGACGTGGTGGGCTATACCGCGCTGGTGATGCTTGCGGCGGCGGCGTGGATCGGCGGCTGCCTCGTGGTCGCCGGCGTCCTCAGCGGGACCGGCGGATGA
- the surE gene encoding 5'/3'-nucleotidase SurE gives MRVLLTNDDGVRAPGIVALYDALMDTIPGFEGALGGPLRIAGTPIDEAYAVAPATVQSATSHGVTFHEPLMVEPARVRERMVGTAIDGRPADCVKLALSEIWPRRFGAGERPDLVISGMNAGANAGINVIYSGTVAAAIEGAFLGIPSIAVSLHLGRGSTRFDIGAIHARRAIETLLAGGLPDPHTVLNVNVPRCEEPVEDTPEARAAAEQQRTSAGLPTNFDQSDTRVTTAPPPPPPASADEAMPIVVCPMNTHGHVDRFEGRVSPGGRAYFWAAAGGMDFQATEQGTDVDWLFKRAVTVTPLRYDLTDRAAMEGWKQRTQVQ, from the coding sequence ATGCGAGTGCTGCTGACCAACGACGACGGCGTCCGGGCCCCGGGCATCGTCGCCCTCTACGACGCCCTCATGGACACCATCCCGGGGTTCGAGGGCGCCCTCGGCGGTCCGCTCAGGATTGCCGGCACGCCCATCGACGAGGCCTACGCCGTTGCGCCCGCCACGGTGCAGAGCGCCACGAGCCACGGCGTGACCTTCCACGAGCCGCTCATGGTCGAACCCGCCCGCGTCCGCGAGCGGATGGTCGGCACCGCCATCGACGGCCGCCCCGCGGACTGCGTCAAGCTGGCCCTCAGCGAGATCTGGCCGCGCCGCTTCGGCGCCGGCGAGCGCCCCGACCTGGTCATCTCGGGCATGAATGCCGGCGCCAACGCGGGCATCAACGTCATCTACAGCGGCACGGTGGCGGCCGCCATCGAGGGCGCATTCCTGGGCATCCCCTCCATCGCCGTCAGCCTGCACCTGGGCCGGGGCTCGACGCGCTTCGACATCGGCGCGATCCACGCGCGCCGGGCGATCGAGACGCTGCTCGCCGGCGGCCTGCCCGATCCGCACACCGTGCTCAATGTCAACGTGCCCCGCTGCGAGGAGCCCGTCGAGGACACGCCCGAGGCTCGCGCCGCGGCCGAGCAGCAGCGAACCAGCGCGGGACTGCCGACCAACTTCGACCAGTCCGACACCCGCGTGACGACCGCGCCGCCGCCCCCGCCGCCCGCCAGCGCGGACGAGGCGATGCCGATCGTGGTCTGCCCCATGAACACGCACGGCCACGTCGACCGCTTCGAGGGCCGCGTCAGCCCGGGAGGCCGCGCCTACTTCTGGGCCGCCGCCGGCGGCATGGACTTCCAGGCCACCGAGCAGGGCACCGACGTGGACTGGCTCTTCAAGCGCGCGGTGACGGTGACGCCGCTGCGGTACGACCTGACGGATCGCGCAGCGATGGAGGGGTGGAAGCAACGGACACAAGTCCAGTAG
- a CDS encoding tyrosine-protein phosphatase, with product MAMILCGFVLASACGWSAWRSPSASGAVAGPQLPQPTHAIPVAMPGLDNVVAFAAGLLSGSAPHREGGRPAGLDTLRSLGVRTVISVDAAPPEADAAAARGLRYVHLPIGYDGIPPERCVELARAARDALRAGPVYVHCHHGKHRSAAAAAVIAVALGMDDADAMLARMRVSGTSEHYAGLYACAADASMIPPAALDAIDGEFPSVLRPEGLVAAMVEADHALAHLRTIEAAGWRTPPEHPDLVPAADAGRLADALRVSAEDDDSRGATFATMMVESAEAASVLEQMLLDRATPARLAAQLERVAQSCIECHRAHRD from the coding sequence ATGGCGATGATCTTGTGTGGCTTCGTGCTCGCGTCGGCCTGCGGCTGGTCGGCGTGGCGATCGCCATCCGCGAGCGGTGCGGTCGCCGGCCCCCAACTACCTCAGCCGACGCACGCCATCCCGGTCGCGATGCCCGGCCTGGACAACGTGGTGGCCTTCGCCGCGGGCCTGCTCTCGGGGTCGGCCCCGCACCGCGAGGGCGGACGTCCCGCTGGCCTGGACACGCTGCGGAGCCTCGGCGTGCGGACGGTCATCAGCGTCGACGCCGCGCCGCCCGAGGCCGACGCCGCCGCGGCACGCGGCCTGCGGTACGTGCACCTGCCCATCGGCTACGACGGCATCCCGCCGGAGCGTTGCGTCGAGCTGGCCCGGGCGGCCCGGGACGCGCTGCGGGCCGGCCCGGTGTACGTCCATTGCCACCACGGCAAGCACCGCAGCGCGGCGGCGGCGGCGGTCATCGCGGTCGCGCTCGGGATGGACGACGCCGACGCCATGCTCGCCCGCATGCGGGTGAGCGGCACGAGTGAGCACTACGCCGGGCTCTACGCATGCGCGGCCGACGCGAGCATGATCCCGCCCGCCGCCCTGGATGCGATCGATGGCGAGTTCCCCTCGGTCCTCCGGCCGGAGGGCCTCGTGGCGGCCATGGTCGAGGCCGATCACGCCCTGGCGCACCTGAGGACGATCGAGGCGGCCGGCTGGCGGACACCGCCCGAGCATCCGGACCTCGTGCCCGCAGCCGATGCCGGCCGCCTGGCGGATGCGCTGCGGGTCTCCGCGGAGGACGACGATTCACGCGGCGCCACGTTCGCGACGATGATGGTCGAGAGCGCCGAGGCCGCCTCGGTCCTCGAGCAGATGCTGCTCGATCGCGCGACGCCTGCGCGGCTTGCGGCACAGCTCGAGCGGGTTGCGCAGTCCTGCATCGAGTGCCACAGAGCGCACCGGGACTAG
- a CDS encoding serine hydrolase domain-containing protein, translating into MLRMLIVLIASTAVAAQPSADYRVVVERERLGSFWGAVLVVDRGEVVLAEGFGLQDPESLDPIDADTLFDIGSVSKPITAIAVLQLVERGQLTLETTMRDLFGDLAGEDGDAITIRHLLTHTAGLDDRRALQRLDLDDRDEAVRLALAAPRQSPPGERWAYSNAGYVLLAAAIEVATGQGFEAVVREGVFEPAGMTASGFLDGRGVDGPLDGDRFSVRQVMPQGRRIRRGLLDDGWGWGLRGAGGVLTSAGDLARLHTALLASRDGREGALLRPESIERMDLVAIEGPVPMALGWIGLDAPDGTPKRSHGGSTRGFLAEWRRYPDRGATIAVLTNTDGDPRGLADALEAELLGIAPSRVDVEIHREGVAFNRHDHGTVSEPSFDIKRADDEIVLTAEGDRGVALVLRMSEVTARRAAASLVSIAEMDLDNAVNATSLGLGTRPYEASGDRLVIDDDWLELRVQPDYNRQPGPTLIVDDPARGFWPVLLRLSDEDAATLTRLLGG; encoded by the coding sequence ATGCTCCGCATGCTCATCGTGCTAATCGCGTCCACCGCCGTTGCTGCTCAGCCGAGCGCCGACTACCGCGTCGTCGTTGAACGCGAGCGGCTGGGCTCCTTCTGGGGCGCGGTGCTGGTGGTCGATCGCGGTGAGGTCGTGCTGGCCGAGGGCTTCGGCCTGCAGGACCCCGAGAGCCTCGACCCCATCGACGCGGACACGCTGTTCGACATCGGCTCGGTCAGCAAGCCGATCACCGCGATCGCCGTCCTGCAACTCGTCGAGCGCGGCCAGCTGACGCTCGAGACGACGATGCGGGACCTCTTCGGAGATCTCGCGGGCGAGGACGGCGATGCGATCACGATCCGCCATCTGCTGACGCACACGGCCGGACTCGACGATCGCCGGGCGCTGCAGCGGCTCGACCTCGACGATCGCGACGAGGCCGTCCGCCTCGCGCTCGCGGCTCCGCGGCAGTCCCCGCCGGGCGAACGCTGGGCGTACAGCAACGCGGGCTACGTGCTGCTGGCCGCGGCCATCGAGGTCGCAACGGGCCAGGGCTTCGAGGCCGTCGTCCGCGAGGGCGTGTTCGAGCCCGCCGGGATGACCGCCAGCGGCTTCCTTGATGGGCGCGGCGTGGACGGCCCACTGGACGGCGATCGCTTCTCGGTGCGACAAGTGATGCCCCAGGGACGGCGCATCCGGCGGGGCCTGCTCGACGACGGCTGGGGCTGGGGCCTCCGCGGAGCCGGCGGCGTGCTGACCTCCGCGGGCGACCTCGCCCGGCTGCACACGGCACTGCTCGCGTCGCGTGACGGCCGGGAAGGGGCGCTGCTGCGACCCGAGTCCATCGAGCGGATGGACCTGGTCGCCATCGAGGGGCCCGTGCCCATGGCGCTGGGCTGGATCGGCCTCGATGCGCCCGACGGCACGCCGAAACGATCGCACGGCGGCTCGACGCGGGGGTTCCTGGCCGAGTGGCGGCGCTATCCGGATCGCGGCGCCACCATCGCGGTGCTCACCAACACCGACGGCGATCCGCGGGGCCTGGCCGACGCGCTCGAGGCCGAGCTGCTGGGCATCGCGCCGTCCCGCGTGGACGTCGAGATCCATAGGGAGGGCGTGGCCTTCAATCGGCACGACCACGGCACGGTGTCCGAGCCGTCGTTCGACATCAAGCGAGCCGATGACGAGATCGTGCTGACCGCCGAGGGCGATCGGGGCGTCGCGCTGGTGCTCCGCATGAGCGAGGTCACGGCGAGGCGGGCCGCGGCGTCGCTGGTGAGCATCGCGGAGATGGACCTCGACAACGCCGTCAACGCGACGAGCCTGGGCCTGGGCACCCGGCCGTACGAAGCCTCGGGCGATCGCCTGGTGATCGACGACGACTGGCTCGAGCTCCGCGTGCAGCCCGACTACAACCGCCAGCCGGGCCCGACGCTGATCGTCGACGATCCGGCCCGCGGCTTCTGGCCCGTGCTGCTGCGGCTGAGCGACGAGGACGCGGCAACACTGACAAGGTTGCTTGGCGGCTGA
- a CDS encoding aminotransferase class I/II-fold pyridoxal phosphate-dependent enzyme, translating to MPVAERLRPFGSTVFADMAALAARHDAVNLSQGFPDFDGPAPVLEAMGRAAAGNRNQYAPTHGVPELRRAIADWAALFGGPAIDPDAGVTVTCGCTEAIAATVLGMIDPGDGVVLFEPFYDSYLATLHMAGAKVMPVPLAPDDEGVFVFDEGRLREAFATGPRAILLNTPHNPTGKVFTRTELALIADLCMEHDVVAITDEVYDHLVLDGPDEHVRLAGLPGMAERTITFGSIGKLFNVTGWKVGWAVAPPELTRAVRAGHQFLSYAANTPAQVASALALREHLGFTAELRTHFRAMRDLLSEALLDAGLRVFGAPSGYFVMVDHTAVSERLGVDGDVEFCRYLVEEIGVAAIPPSSFYVDRRLGRPFARFAFCKTRATIEAGAERLGRL from the coding sequence ATGCCCGTCGCGGAACGCCTGAGGCCCTTCGGCTCCACCGTCTTCGCTGATATGGCTGCGCTCGCCGCCCGGCACGATGCCGTCAATCTCTCGCAGGGCTTCCCGGATTTCGACGGTCCAGCACCGGTGCTCGAGGCCATGGGCCGCGCCGCCGCCGGCAACCGCAACCAGTACGCGCCGACGCATGGCGTGCCGGAGCTCCGCCGCGCGATCGCGGACTGGGCGGCGCTCTTCGGGGGCCCGGCGATCGACCCAGATGCCGGCGTCACGGTGACCTGCGGCTGCACCGAGGCCATCGCCGCCACGGTGCTCGGGATGATCGACCCCGGCGACGGCGTCGTGCTCTTCGAGCCGTTCTACGACAGCTACCTGGCCACGCTGCACATGGCGGGCGCGAAGGTCATGCCCGTGCCGCTCGCGCCCGACGACGAGGGCGTCTTCGTGTTCGACGAGGGCCGGCTCCGCGAGGCCTTCGCGACCGGGCCCCGGGCCATCCTGCTCAACACGCCGCACAACCCGACCGGCAAGGTGTTCACACGGACCGAGCTCGCGCTCATCGCCGATCTCTGCATGGAGCACGACGTCGTCGCCATCACCGACGAGGTCTACGACCACCTCGTGCTCGATGGACCCGACGAGCACGTGCGGCTCGCGGGCCTGCCCGGCATGGCCGAGCGGACGATCACGTTCGGCAGCATCGGCAAGCTGTTCAACGTCACGGGCTGGAAGGTGGGCTGGGCCGTGGCGCCGCCCGAGCTGACCCGGGCGGTGCGGGCGGGCCACCAGTTCCTCAGCTACGCCGCCAACACGCCCGCGCAGGTCGCGTCGGCGCTGGCGCTCCGCGAGCACCTGGGCTTCACGGCCGAGCTGCGGACGCACTTCCGCGCGATGCGGGACCTGCTGTCCGAGGCGCTCCTGGACGCGGGGCTGCGCGTATTCGGGGCGCCTTCGGGCTACTTTGTGATGGTCGACCACACGGCTGTCTCCGAGCGGCTCGGTGTGGACGGCGACGTCGAGTTCTGCCGCTACCTCGTGGAAGAGATCGGCGTCGCGGCCATCCCGCCGAGTTCGTTCTACGTCGATCGCAGGTTGGGCCGCCCATTCGCCCGCTTCGCGTTCTGCAAGACGCGGGCGACCATCGAAGCCGGTGCCGAGCGGCTCGGGAGGCTCTAG
- a CDS encoding peroxiredoxin: MLKAGDAIPDVEIPATPGLCDDATPLAVLASRAPLLLYSYPADGTPMCTRQACMMRDGVAEHAEALASTGLRVAGISPQGRASHDRFAGRHDLGFPIIADEDKSILRALGMLGPLGIPRRVTYLLGTSGTIVDATRADLLLGRHKAFLSRALARLEGRGEPAAGR, encoded by the coding sequence GTGCTGAAGGCCGGCGATGCGATCCCCGATGTCGAGATTCCGGCGACGCCCGGGCTGTGCGACGACGCCACGCCGCTGGCCGTGCTCGCGAGCCGCGCCCCGCTGCTGCTGTACAGCTATCCCGCCGATGGCACGCCCATGTGCACCCGGCAGGCCTGCATGATGCGCGACGGGGTCGCGGAGCACGCCGAGGCGCTGGCGTCGACGGGCCTCCGCGTCGCCGGCATCAGCCCCCAGGGCCGCGCCAGCCACGATCGCTTCGCCGGCCGGCACGATCTGGGCTTCCCGATCATCGCCGACGAGGACAAGTCCATCCTCCGCGCCCTGGGGATGCTCGGGCCGCTCGGCATCCCCCGGCGGGTGACCTACTTGCTGGGAACGAGCGGCACCATCGTCGATGCCACGCGGGCCGACCTGCTGCTGGGCCGCCACAAGGCGTTCCTGTCGCGGGCGCTCGCACGGCTCGAGGGGCGTGGCGAACCGGCGGCCGGGCGATGA